One Eurosta solidaginis isolate ZX-2024a chromosome 1, ASM4086904v1, whole genome shotgun sequence genomic window, aatctccgtaaacattatgaggaaatacggcacctgagaacagacccgtatgaagcaaaaaagcacaaacagatcctcagtgatatccacaaacaagcgtcgcatctctatgccaggaattgcccgacaaatccggtactcaaaATTTCCAGAACTAGCAGTGGAAGAACTCACTCTCCTTAGGGAAATGCACGGCACTCTTGCTAAACTtccatctggatactgtaacaggttaaattacctatccagaatcaaccccgacatacaacttgAAAGAACACTGAAGGAAGTTTAAAATAAAACTCgaacacaaaatattgaaaaaaaaatttagaaatttggtaatactctagaacaggggtcgactacactgtttgtaacgttgacctgttctttctcataatataaaattgaaattttttacgacaaacaaaatttctggggtcgactgctaatacgcgtccaaaaatatcgtgagaggtgtcaaacgaaaataaaaatattgactcgttcaaaatttattaacgaaaaaccgaaaaatgagcGCCCGGGGTCACCGGGggtggcatccatagtatttttgcgcagaacatctttctgcgttggcggtctttGGCCGAGCTTATCAAAAATTACTCTGGCcgatccaccaatggggtgggataaAAATTAGATGCGTCCCAAATCCctttttacacaaaatttttttcagtgcacaccattacaacaaccacataaaattgccaacttcaactgcaagtaTCAACGGACCTTCGGAttgttgttgtcgaggtcaatacgcgtcttttgacacttctctctatatttttgaacgcgtattagcagtcgacccctgttctggacttttaccagaaattttgtttgtcgtaaaAAATGTCAGCTTTTATATTATGACTCTTTAATTATGAGAAAGAACAGATCAACGTTACAAACagtgtagcgttaacaactgcaacgaggctgtgCCTACGGAAGATTGAGCGCAGCCCATACGGTCATAGTGGTATGAACTTCAAGGCGCATGCTACCAAAATTGCAGCTGTAGTGCaaggccgcaacaaaatcctcaaatcgattgccggcagtacttgggaaaaatataaagaaacatacaaaattcaaccgcaattgaaaaataaacaagcaaCTGGTTTTAAAAACATTAACAATCAGACAATCAATATTGCAATTTACACTGTTTTCTTTTTTACAATTGTCAGGTGTTTCGCTGAAATATTGCCAGCATTTCCCTAGGAAGAGTGAGTtcttcctctgctagttctgggaatttttctttgagtaccggatttgtcgggcaattcctggaataaaggtccgacgcttgtttgtggatatcactgaggatctgtttgtgcttttttgcttcatacgggtgtgttctcaggtgccatatttcctcataatgtttacggagattaCCGCTTAAGGCCCCGGGCGGTatagcctcttcaatcagatgtctgttgggatgcccagatttggGGAAACTGTTTGGCAGTTCACTTCAttgttgtggttgtagcgataaagaaactcccaGAAGGTTACAAAAGAAATAACAGTTTGGCTCCCTGGCTGcaatttttataggtttcgcttttttattcctgtaaaatttgacaaaatatgcatccacattgaacgaagctctaaatataaccttAAGCGGCTGTCTATGgaatatttcaataatttttctcatgaaatgttaagattcttcagtgtttactcaaaaaaaaaaaaaacggaaataaaaaagcgaagtgaatgaagcaaacgcgacccagaagcaagtgaatattttgacagcaaaaatgagtgttcgtgacactttgcgtcgttatataatacgaaaaaacgtaagacaatcacaGTAACCGATAGTCACTgagagtcaccgaagtgaatgaatgctcttatatgaaaCGAatttagctggagacattggtgctttatcggtaaccgtatcggtacattttaacagctgattcgaccaaccttatgagaatcaatgcaatcgattatttgtaccgctaaggtcgtaaccgtatcgtagccaaccaattgggttttggtttaccgtcgtaacgataaacagctgtttACGTTAggaatacggatacagcgataccacatacggcaccaatgactccggctcaattgggttttggtttaccgtcgtaacgataaacagctgattacgttagggatacggatacagcgatacgacatacggcaccaatgactccagattttggtttcacttgggtgaaagtgacttcGCGTCGCTtacgttatacataataacgccgtaaGTGAAGTGAAAAATATTCGCGTGCTATTTCATatgcagaatttttcattccaattcGTCACCTCTGTCAAAAATTTGTGTGggtgtgtgcgtttttggtcactcGACTTTTGGGAAGTGGCCAAgaaagacggcccatacatgacacaaaagtcatgcgcaaatataaaacgacggaatttgtgcaaatgaaattttgacatacacggctcaaaaacactgcgcaatattcatttttaaagtagcgcaacaaatgaaacatgtgttttaattgtataaaaaaggcactaattgtttAAAAATCACTATTtactttccacagtgctggtaattcacggtataagtcgaaaaactcgcaccagaagcgtttattttccattgtatttataaaatatatattttaattgcaggACTGCGCAatgttcatttttcaactagcgcaacaaatgacatatgtgttctaattgcataaaaaattattatgtattattgaatttgtgtgaattcctgttacaagctagagatggtccttacgccttcgatattaacattttaagCAATAATTTCTGATGTTATATTagcaggaaccacaggtaaactgtgtaagattcaccacacacgaagaaaaaagcatgtgcaatatttgcagacatgcgtaaatatcaaaatcgttttgattttagcgcagttctctgcgcaaatagcgcaaccagtgcacacaccgcgCAAATACTtatgcaaattggtaattggcacagggatacttgagccgtgtaattggcgtaaaAGCAGATTCGTCGAAGAACTAAAACTATCGACTGCGTGGATGATCGATAGTGTAATCGAATTTATCTCACAGCTACGACATATGGTATTTGTGCCGGTATTCGCGAAAGTAAACAAAACTTGTGCAGAGGAAATATGGAATATTGGTATTTCCTAATCGCCTTATTATTTGATGGCTCCACTAAAATTTTCGCTACTAAAGATAAAAGCTCTGGTGATGTTCTTCTCCGTGATAATGACGAGGACTATTCCTCTTCAGGtaattatgcaaatgaaagaggcaaaatattttttgtatgtacatacaaattccTCAATTTCAGTGAACAAGAATAACGTTGTTATTCAAATTACAACCTCACTGGAGTCGTATGCTGAATGCGAGAATCATAACGATAGTGCTTGTAATTGTTATCACAATGTCATACAAAATGATCTCAAACCCTATCAACCAAAAGGTGTAACCCAACAAATGATTGAGAATACTGCTAAGTATGGAACAcggtataaaataaataataaacgtCTTTATCGCGATAGCTTATGCTTATTTCCAGCACGTTGCAGTGGCATTGAACATTTTCTCTTGAAACTATTGCCTGAACTGCCAGATTTGGATATGGTGATAAATACGCGCGACTGGCCGCAAGTGCTTAAAGGCTTACGTGATCGAATTGGCCCAATATTCTCATTTTCCAAAACGGATGACTATTTAGACCTCATGTACCCGGCTTGGACCTTCTGGGCTGGCGGTCCCGCAATTTCTTTACATCCAACAGGTATTGGTCGTTGGGATTTGTTTTGTGAAAGCATAACAAAAGCTGCTAATCAAACACCTTGGTCTGAAAAATTATCACTTGGGTTTTTTCGTGGATCCCGCACGTCTGATGAACGGGACGCATTAATACTTCTATCACGACGGAGGCCAGAATTGGTTGATGCACAGTACACAAAAAACCAAGCATGGAAATCTTTAAAAGATACCCTCAACGCTGAACCAGCAAAAGAGGTATCATTCGAAGAACATTGTCGGTATAAGTATTTATTCAACTTTAGAGGAGTGGCGGCAAGTTTTCGTTTCAAACACTTATTTTTATGCAACTCATTAGTGTTTCACGTTGGTAATGAATGGAATGAGTTCTTCTATTTTGCAATGAAGCCATGGGTGCATTATGTACCACTGAAAAGCTATCCAAGTGAGCtagaaattgaaaatattttaaagttttttattgatCATGATGAATTGGCTCGAGAAATTGCTAAGCGGGgcagaaaatttattttggaaCATCTTCGAATGCAAGATATAGAGTGCTATTGGAAAAAATTAGTATTGGAATATCAAAAGCTGTTAAGATTTAGTGTTCAATCCGATCCTGACTTTATATTGATTCAATCAAATCAACGGGATGAGCTTTGATAAACTGGGTTAATGACCATAACAGAGAAAGAATATTTATAAGGAATTGTTTTTTATACGTAAAAAggtagaattaaaattaaaactatgTAATTCACTATTCTGTAGTTGTATCTTCACGTTTGACCCGCCTATCTATGCAATTCGCAGCCGACATGTTCATAACACGCAACTTGACgtgtttttgaatttcacttccacatgtattaacgataaagacactcccgaaggctttgggagtgttatcgatattgatggtcccttgccggatataaatctggtacgttccggtaacaaagcaccattaaggtactagcccgatcaatTCGGGAGcgattaatataaccacatttaacctgctaggccatcccgccctccacccactttagctcacaacttctaaaactcgtccaaaaatatcgggagatgtgTCGAAAGACGTGTCCTGATATCAGTATTAAAAATTATAagtcattcaaaagatattaacgaaaaaccgaaatataACCCGTTGGTCCCTCCGAAAGGGGGAGGGGGTCCATAATATTTCGAAAGAGgggtcaaaagacgcgtatttatcTCGatagcaataatccgaaggcggaaaagaaacattttatctctgtccggagatatggtagtagtgcagtttacggtacccaccctaaagttgggccaagattttcgagtgaggtatcaaaagacgcgtattaatctcgagaacaataatccgaaggcggaaaagaaaaattgtatctctgtccggagatatttgcagttgaagttggcgattttaatgtggttgttgttgtgtttgtacccacaaaaaaaaattgtgcatcaccgtggcggtagccacggttataccactcacccggacttggcatggcgtagcccagggttattttttatacgcgcgaccgaaggccgccaacgcagaagtgttctgcgcaaaaatactatggatcccaccaccggtttcggaggaacccgggggtttttttttcggttttttgttaatatcttttgaacgggtaaaaaaagttaacttccgttttcggattattgatctagacgtgaatacgcgtcgtttgatacctcactcgaacttttggcccaaatttcggtgggtaccgtaaactgcactattaccggaggtatttgcagttgaagttgccgattttcatgtggttgttgtgtgcccaccaaaaaatttgtgaacataagtattttgtgcggatatagggtaatagtctagttgaggggtcgactgctaatacgctaccaaaaatatcgagagaggtgtcaaacgacgcgtcttgacatcagtattaataacccgaagggttttaacgcgttcaaaagatattaacgaaaaaccgaaaaaagacccgcgggtacctccgaaaccgggggtcggatccatagtgtTTTTGCGCAGaaaacctttctgcgttggcggccttcggccgcgattataaaaaataaccctgggctacgccatgccaagtccgggtgtgtggtataaccgtggctatcgccacggtgatgcacaatttttttttgggggtacaacacaacaacaaccacatggaaatcgccaacttcaaatgcaaatatctccggacagagataaaatttttcttttccgccatcggattattgttctcgagattaatacgcgtcgtttgacacctctctcgatattttaggtagcgtattagcagtcgaccgctcaactagactattaccggatatagttttggtctccaaaccggtgttggacccacccagggtaatttgttataagcgcggcccaaggccgccaacgcagataGGGGTTCCGCACAAAAAATActgtggattccacccccggtttcggaggtaccggcggtttttttttctcgttttttcgttaatatcttttgaacgagttaaaattttattattagttattttctgtcttcggattattaatactgatgtcaagacgcgtcgcttgatatctctctcgatatttttggacgcgtattagcagtatcatgctgtcgtatagaattaccctaaTTCACAATGGAGTTtcagcagttgtgagctaaagtaaagaattaccacagcAATTTCCCATGgagtcccgttagaggacattgatgacaatttgtgatagttcgcacctattggatggggcgaagaactgctacaataacaagaaCTGAGAAGGTAGTACATAAGGCTACGTTTCCCCTTTTTTACTACCCTAAAATTCATTCAGGAAACAATAGAGCTGCggaaaagtgaggttatgttgacATCACCTTAATTATTTTATCATGATGGCTAGAAATGTAATTTGAAGCAAACGTCAAAATCATatgttgaaaatttattttcgtaTACATTAGAAGTGAATGCTTCGTTAAAACAAGATTTATGTAAATTTTCCGGAATGTCCTTTCGGGAAACATATAAACTAATCAGCAAGCAGTCCATTCGCTGGTTTCCCGGGCATATGAGCAAAGGACTTAAACAAATGCAGCAGAAGTTACGTACGGTCGATTGTGTTGTTGAGGTTCATGATGCACGCATTCCCTTTAGTGGCCGCAATCCAGAATTTCAGCATACAATAAGTGGTGGAGAGAAACCACACATTCTTGTGTTGAACAAGAAAGACCTTACCGAAATACGAGATCAACGAAAAATTGCTAAAGAATTGCAACAACGTGAAGGCATAGAGcatattattttcactaattgcAAGGATCAACAATGTAATGGTGCGAAACGGGTTGTACCTTTGGTGCATCAGCTCGTCTCCTCATCGGAACGATACAATCGCACTGGTATAAAAGATGCTAGTATAATGATAATTGGTGTACCAAATGTTGGCAAAAGCTCATTAATAAATGCCCTCCGTAACAAAATCTTAAGAAAGAAAAGTGCAACCCAGGTTGGCAACGTGGCTGGGGTTACACGTTCCGTattagaacgtataaaaataagTGAGGATCCATTAGTATATATGATTGATACCCCAGGAATACTAGAGCCTAAAGTTACGGACGATGAAATGGGCATGAAATTAGCGTTAGTCGGGTGCTTGCCGGATCATTTAGTGGGTGAAGAGCTTATAGCCGATTATATGTTGTACTGGATGAACAAGCATAAACGGTTTGAGTATGTAGAAACTGCGGGGCTGCAGGAACCGACAGACATGGTTGCAGAAGTTCTCATCTCGTATGCAAAAAAATTGGGCgtacaaagaaaatataaaaagctCGATGGTCAAGTTGTAAATATACCGGATATGTTAACTGCCGCACAACGGCTGGTACGGAAGTTTCGAGCTGGCGATTTTGGAAGTGTTAATTTAGATAGTTGATATACTTTGTAGTAATTCGTTCTaagtaaataatttaaaatataaaatatattgccTACAAAACTTTAattggttttattgcgtcatgcgTCATGACTAATACGGTttctaaataaaatgaaatttttagaaATTAATATTTGATGTTTTCACTGCATTGCTGAAGGGTCTAAAATGGGCACATCTATTGCAATGTTACCCACACCAGGAACCGGTATAGAGTAGGAGACCCCAGTACCATCAATACTGCCATTTTGATTAGCGTTGTGCTCCTGCATTACTTCATTTGCTACTGCAGCTAGTGTAGCATCCACCTCTGCAACAGCACCGCTAGTATCCATTTCCGATACACGCTCGTTCATATTCATTACACGCAACTCGTCGGGCACACCCAGTAAACGGTCATTTATAATACGTTGATATGGTGACCGTCGTTCAAAAAAATCAATTATGAACTCTGGATTCTTTTCACGCACTTCAGCTCCTGCTACCAAATCAAACTCATCGCAAAATTGCCATTTAATTAAGTACGACACATCACCAGTTTCATCAGTGGCGCCAACGATTTGTTCCATGGCCAATCCGCGTTCGTAACCTCGCGGTTTTTGAATTTCTTCAACTTTAGGTTTCTTTTCTCCGCGTTTTTTCGATTTAGCTCTCGATTCTTCAAACTTTTGAATCAAAGCTGGGCAGTCGCAGTTTTCTTCTGGCTCCCAAGTATTTTCGGAACTATAAACATATTTGTTAACTTTAGCTTGTTTTATAATTGACCGCTCTTACTAACCTTGGATATCCGCGCCATTTTATGTAGTATTCAACTTTTCCTTCTGGTGTTATCCGTTTGTCGATGATTTTTTCAACAACAAAGCCTGTTTCCTTAACAGAACGCACcatttttgtgaaatttgttaaattttttcaacgAAATAACTTTGGCGTCGACGATAGTGATGACGTACTATCGATAAGTCTTCATTATCCATTCTGCGGCGAATAGCATCAGGTTTCGCACATCAGCATGTAACTccaatttttcgagattttttttttttgcaaagaggATAGACTAAAATAAAGCCTGAACTacgagcaaagaggataaatataataagagccaccggtctgctacgagtggcgagtataGCTGGAAATTACAAAAATTGATGCCTACTGTTTTCCATGAGGGACATCTTCAATtttctcgcatttatccatgtcgtaaggcaccttatgcaaatgtgatttttgaaaagagaattaattaatgaaatacagtcggaaaaataaacacaaataccctacGAAAATGTataaagacatttatgcacatctcgcccaaaaaaaaaacctgcgattACCCTGACCAAAAACAAtacgcaaagtaacgagtgacgtctctccaaagaggataaatacaataagagccgtcactcgttattttgtggcgagtatctcgctggaaattgaaaaaattgatgccgaatgttttctgagagggacatttttaattgtctcgcatttatccatgccatGTTCGCCACTtgcgcaactgtgatttttggaaagagaattaaataaattaattaaatgcagtcgaaaaataaacacaaataccccacgaaaacaTTTATAACATCTCGCCCacaaaaaaagtagcgactacctctcagtatacatcgagtaaatgccaaaaaaataacgagtgacggctcttattgtatttatccccTTTGTCCTCTCTGCCATTATTGTGTTtcagcaaagaggatagatatatctATCCATAGATATATCTATATTCTTTGCTTTGAGCAACATCTTGCTTTATAGTAGCAATGCGACTGGCAGGCATTAGATTGCGTTAAACacttctatatgaaaaactgcattGTGTCTCGGCCATTAGTGCCGAATTGTCATAATCAGCTGATTacgtgtaaattttttttgccggCTGCAGGCACACATGGTGCATATATAAAAACCAAGTGAATTCTAGGTCTTCGCTAGGTTGTTGTCCACACATTTTTGCCTAACTTGAATTGGATATATTTACAATTGTGTTGTAGTGACTCGTTTATGTCTCCAAAATGTCGGTCCATTGGTGTGACAACATTCACACCACTATCTTTACACCGCGTGATTATCAAATCGAATTGTTGTCGGCCGCGTACGAGCGTAATGTAATGATATGCCTTGGTCACAAATCTTCCAAAGAGTTTATTGCCTTAAAACTTTTACAAGAACTAGCTAGGCCGGCCCGGATAGCAAGAAAGATTAATTTGTATCTATCTTCCGAAGAAAATACGCCATCAATAACAACTATGATAGAGCACTTGACTGATCTGAAAGTGTATAATGAGGGTGCGAGTGCGGGAGCGCTGGCAGGCCAGCCACTTTGCTTACCAGAAGGTTTTCAGCTGTATGTTTTGCATCCACGCACGTTTTCGGCAGCATTGAAAGATGGTATGCTTAGTCTAAACAAAATTCTTTTGCTTATTTTGGAAGATTGTCACCAACCAGAAGTTTGTAGAGACTTGCGCGAAATTTTTTGGGACAATTTCGAAGTGACTTGTAATGCTATGCCAAAGGTTTTGGGATTAGCAGGCCCTTTGCATAGTGCTGAATGCGCTCTAAACGAATTGAGTGCAATGTTAAACATATTGGAGAAAAGTGTGCACTGTAAAGCTGAGACAGCTAGCGATATTGTAACAGTATTAAGGTTTGTAGTAGTTTGTAATATTATTAAAGACTTTATTGAAtcctagaatatgatttagaTATTGTTCCAAACCTACTGAGTATATAGTACAGTGCACGTTATATTCGCCTGATGACCTGACCGCTGTTTTGGAAGATATCATATCTACTCGAAAAGCCTTTTTGATAGATCACCGTTATGATCCCTTCGAAATCTATAGCACTGATGAGTATTTGGAGGAATTGAAGGGTACATATTGTTTAATAGTAATATATGATTAGTACTTTAATTAACATTAGTTTATTGCAGATATACCCGACCCTAAAGAGGAACCTATGGAATTTCTGGAGACAATACTGTTTGTCCTCTATGAAATGGGTCCATGGTGTGCCGATCGTGTTGCTGTCAATATGTTTCATCGCATTGAGAAGCTAAAGATAAAAACTCCACATGAACGCCATTACCTATTACTTTGTGTAGTAAATACAGCCCTTTTAGAATTTCATGCCATTTGCGAACAAACATTCAAAAAGTTCACTAACCACAAAGAATTGGTGGAACGTTTTTCAAGTCCAAAGGTTTTTCGTTTATTCGAAACTTTGAGATTATTTAAACCAGAAGAATTAGCAGCTAAAAGTGAAACGATTCACAAAATGAGTCAGGATTTGGAACAAATGGATTTTCAAAAACTGAGTCGCACAATCGAATATAGTTGTCAAAATGTTGAAAATGTAACGACAAAATTACAACTCGAATTTAGGTCAATAGCTGATAATTTAGATCCCATTGTAAAAACGCTTTCAGTTGATTTACCACCAAAACAAATACACCAAACCCACGTATCAAATAAAATATCGGAAGGTCCGGTTGTAACAAGTCGTCGTCATGGTGTACATAGTGGTACACATGGCCGATTCAAACGGCGTCCATTTAGCCGCCGACAAATGCGTGATAATAGTGATTCGTTGGATACCCTTTGTGCTATCATCTTTTGCAATTCAAATTATACAGCGCGTGTGTTATTTGAATTGCTTAGTGAAATTAGTCGTCATGACCCTGAACTGAAATTTCTAAAATGTCAATTTACAACGGATCGTGTCGCCGATCCCACAACTGAACCTAAAGAAGCTGAATTGGAGCATAGGCGTCAGGAAGAAGTTTTGAAAAGATTTCGTATGCATGACTGTAATGTCCTTATTGGTACTGGCGTACTTGAGGAAGGAATCGATTTGCCAAAATGCAATTTAGTTATACGCTGGGATGCACCTGCAACATATCGCAGTTATGTGCAATGTAAGGGACGCGCGAGAGCAACTCCTGCTCTCCATGTGATATTAGTATCGCCTGCGTATAATGTAATAAATTGTA contains:
- the LOC137238078 gene encoding O-glucosyltransferase rumi-like: MEYWYFLIALLFDGSTKIFATKDKSSGDVLLRDNDEDYSSSVNKNNVVIQITTSLESYAECENHNDSACNCYHNVIQNDLKPYQPKGVTQQMIENTAKYGTRYKINNKRLYRDSLCLFPARCSGIEHFLLKLLPELPDLDMVINTRDWPQVLKGLRDRIGPIFSFSKTDDYLDLMYPAWTFWAGGPAISLHPTGIGRWDLFCESITKAANQTPWSEKLSLGFFRGSRTSDERDALILLSRRRPELVDAQYTKNQAWKSLKDTLNAEPAKEVSFEEHCRYKYLFNFRGVAASFRFKHLFLCNSLVFHVGNEWNEFFYFAMKPWVHYVPLKSYPSELEIENILKFFIDHDELAREIAKRGRKFILEHLRMQDIECYWKKLVLEYQKLLRFSVQSDPDFILIQSNQRDEL
- the LOC137238079 gene encoding mitochondrial GTPase 1, which translates into the protein MSFRETYKLISKQSIRWFPGHMSKGLKQMQQKLRTVDCVVEVHDARIPFSGRNPEFQHTISGGEKPHILVLNKKDLTEIRDQRKIAKELQQREGIEHIIFTNCKDQQCNGAKRVVPLVHQLVSSSERYNRTGIKDASIMIIGVPNVGKSSLINALRNKILRKKSATQVGNVAGVTRSVLERIKISEDPLVYMIDTPGILEPKVTDDEMGMKLALVGCLPDHLVGEELIADYMLYWMNKHKRFEYVETAGLQEPTDMVAEVLISYAKKLGVQRKYKKLDGQVVNIPDMLTAAQRLVRKFRAGDFGSVNLDS
- the HP1c gene encoding chromobox protein homolog 3, whose translation is MVRSVKETGFVVEKIIDKRITPEGKVEYYIKWRGYPSSENTWEPEENCDCPALIQKFEESRAKSKKRGEKKPKVEEIQKPRGYERGLAMEQIVGATDETGDVSYLIKWQFCDEFDLVAGAEVREKNPEFIIDFFERRSPYQRIINDRLLGVPDELRVMNMNERVSEMDTSGAVAEVDATLAAVANEVMQEHNANQNGSIDGTGVSYSIPVPGVGNIAIDVPILDPSAMQ